In Candidatus Zixiibacteriota bacterium, a single window of DNA contains:
- the fsa gene encoding fructose-6-phosphate aldolase gives MKIFIDTANLDEIRQANDMGILDGVTTNPSLLAKENMPYRELLTEICRVVEGPVSAEVVATDAVGMLREADELSSIAKNITIKIPSTREGLVAIKKLTEKGIMTNATLCFSPLQALLVAKAGATFVSPFVGRLDDIHQPGMDLIDQIVAIYGNYGFDTEVLVASIRNPVHVVEAALMGADVATIPFKVIDQLMKHPLTDIGLAKFLKDWEKVNKG, from the coding sequence ATGAAGATTTTTATTGATACGGCCAATCTGGATGAAATCAGGCAGGCCAACGATATGGGAATTCTGGATGGGGTGACCACCAACCCATCTTTGCTTGCCAAGGAAAATATGCCCTATCGTGAGCTCCTGACCGAAATTTGCCGGGTGGTGGAAGGCCCGGTCTCGGCCGAAGTGGTGGCCACCGATGCCGTTGGGATGCTTCGGGAAGCCGATGAGTTGAGCTCAATTGCCAAAAATATTACGATCAAGATCCCCTCCACCCGCGAAGGTCTGGTGGCTATAAAAAAACTGACTGAAAAGGGTATTATGACCAATGCCACCCTTTGTTTTTCGCCATTGCAGGCGCTTCTGGTGGCCAAGGCCGGGGCCACGTTCGTATCCCCGTTCGTGGGTCGGCTCGATGATATCCACCAGCCCGGGATGGACTTGATCGACCAGATTGTTGCCATATACGGCAACTATGGTTTTGATACCGAGGTCCTGGTGGCATCGATAAGGAATCCGGTCCATGTGGTCGAGGCCGCCCTGATGGGTGCTGATGTTGCCACGATCCCATTTAAAGTCATCGATCAATTGATGAAACATCCCCTGACCGATATCGGTCTGGCCAAATTCCTCAAGGATTGGGAGAAGGTAAACAAAGGATGA
- the truA gene encoding tRNA pseudouridine(38-40) synthase TruA: MAEKNIRLEIQYNGTDYSGWQVQKNAVTIQAEIEAAIRKVTGLKVNLVAAGRTDAGVHALGQVASFIIDHYLPPEKYRQALNFYLPESILITSASEVDLSFHARKSARWREYRYLIGLEKSALYRQLRWEYLYPLDIERMNAIAAEIIGRHDFSAFCVVSSLKENNDCEVISSGWKENGSQLIFEIRANRFLHTMVRSLVGSMVEAGKEKDYLTLNDFRDILQSCDHRRVKAVAPARGLYLTAVGY, encoded by the coding sequence ATGGCGGAGAAAAATATTCGACTTGAAATTCAGTACAACGGAACCGATTATTCAGGCTGGCAAGTTCAGAAAAACGCGGTGACCATCCAGGCTGAAATCGAGGCGGCCATTAGAAAGGTTACCGGACTTAAAGTCAACCTGGTGGCGGCGGGAAGAACCGATGCCGGTGTCCACGCCCTGGGCCAGGTGGCCAGTTTCATAATTGATCATTATCTGCCTCCGGAAAAATACCGGCAAGCGTTAAACTTTTATCTCCCTGAATCCATTTTGATTACGTCAGCCAGTGAAGTTGACTTGTCGTTTCATGCCAGGAAATCCGCCCGCTGGCGGGAATACCGCTACCTTATTGGACTTGAAAAATCGGCGCTTTATCGTCAACTTCGCTGGGAATATCTGTATCCGCTGGATATTGAGCGGATGAATGCCATTGCGGCCGAAATTATCGGGCGGCATGATTTTTCGGCTTTTTGTGTGGTTTCTTCTTTGAAGGAAAATAACGATTGCGAGGTTATTTCCAGCGGCTGGAAAGAAAATGGCTCTCAGTTGATTTTTGAGATTCGGGCCAACCGTTTTCTGCATACCATGGTCCGATCGTTAGTCGGGTCGATGGTGGAAGCCGGGAAGGAGAAGGATTACTTGACATTAAATGACTTTCGGGATATTTTGCAATCCTGTGACCATAGAAGAGTAAAAGCAGTTGCCCCGGCGCGCGGATTGTACCTGACGGCGGTGGGTTATTAA
- a CDS encoding energy-coupling factor transporter transmembrane protein EcfT produces the protein MSSRYLIGQYHPSESWGHRLDPRGKLWLAVFLMVISVFTSSALFYVCLIAGLIILLLISDISPAMIARNIRPFIILVAVTAIYHLLFSARNTDTWFTIWGFRLTEGGINLALSFSLRVLVFVGVAFFISLTTMPADLAQAMVGWLKPLRRIGVPAEDIGLIIFIAMRFIPVLAEEFDTIKKAQQVRGVDFAGGLINRARKMVYLLIPVFQSAIRRADDLAIAIEARGYVSGQARSSYMQFKWRAADIVFLVTGTMAVTALFILTRI, from the coding sequence ATGAGCAGTCGCTATTTAATCGGACAATATCATCCGTCGGAGTCATGGGGGCATCGGCTCGATCCGCGAGGAAAGTTGTGGTTAGCCGTTTTTCTTATGGTGATATCGGTTTTCACCTCATCGGCGCTTTTTTATGTTTGTTTGATAGCCGGCCTGATTATTCTTTTATTGATCTCTGATATATCACCGGCTATGATCGCCCGGAATATCCGTCCGTTTATAATCCTGGTGGCTGTGACGGCCATATACCATTTGTTATTTTCGGCCCGTAATACCGACACGTGGTTTACGATCTGGGGATTTCGATTGACCGAGGGAGGAATAAATCTGGCTCTTTCGTTTTCCCTGCGGGTGCTGGTTTTTGTGGGAGTGGCCTTTTTCATCTCCCTGACCACCATGCCGGCCGATCTGGCTCAAGCCATGGTTGGGTGGCTGAAACCGCTAAGAAGGATCGGAGTGCCGGCCGAAGATATCGGTTTGATTATATTTATTGCCATGCGTTTTATTCCGGTGCTGGCCGAAGAATTCGACACTATCAAAAAGGCGCAACAGGTCCGAGGGGTAGATTTTGCCGGAGGGTTAATTAATCGAGCCCGTAAAATGGTTTATCTGCTTATTCCGGTATTCCAGTCGGCCATTCGACGGGCAGACGATCTTGCTATAGCTATTGAAGCACGCGGTTATGTCAGCGGTCAGGCTCGTAGTTCTTATATGCAATTCAAATGGCGGGCGGCGGATATTGTTTTTCTGGTGACAGGTACCATGGCGGTTACAGCCCTGTTTATTCTGACGAGGATCTGA